In a genomic window of Chrysemys picta bellii isolate R12L10 chromosome 1, ASM1138683v2, whole genome shotgun sequence:
- the LOC135977482 gene encoding uncharacterized protein LOC135977482, protein MQSSPAVMAMQSGNRKRAPAWTDREVLDLIAVWGDESVLSELRSKRRNAKIYEKISKDMAERGYSRDATQCRVKIKELRQGYQKTKEANGRSGSHPQTSRFYEALHSILGAAATTTPPVTVDSEDGILSTASSSDMLGDGEDEEGDEEGEAVGSSHNADFPDSQDLFITLTEIPYEASPAITPDTESGEGSATPSATVSQPSLESHSQRLARIRRRKKRTREDMFSELMASSQAQAAQQTQWRENLTRMHQANMDREERWRQEDQQATQTLLGLLREQTDTLRRLVDVLQERRQEDRAPLQSISNRPPPPPSPIPTSPKVQRRRGGRVPANSHSTPAESSSSRRLSFPKI, encoded by the exons atgcagagctctccagcagtgatggccatgcagtctgggaatagaaagagagccccagcatggactgatcgtgaagtcttggatctcatcgctgtgtggggcgatgagtccgtgctttccgagctgcgatccaaaagaaggaatgcaaagatctacgagaagatctctaaagacatggcagagagaggatacagccgggatgcaacgcagtgccgcgtgaaaatcaaggagctgagacaaggctaccagaagaccaaagaggcaaacggacgctccggatcccatccccagacatcccgtttctacgaggcactgcattccatcctcggtgctgccgccaccactaccccaccagtgaccgtggactctgaggatgggatactgtccacggccagttcctcagacatgttaggggacggggaagatgaggaaggagatgaggagggcgaggcagttggcagctctcacaacgctgatttccccgacagccaggatctcttcatcacccttacagagatcccctacgaagcgtccccagccattaccccggacacagaatctggtgaaggatcagcca ccccgtctgcgactgtctcacaacctagcctggaatcacactcccagaggctagcgcggattaggcgtaggaagaagaggacacgggaggacatgttctctgagcttatggcctcttcccaagcccaggcagcacagcagacccagtggcgggagaacttgacccgaatgcaccaagccaacatggatcgggaggagaggtggcggcaggaagaccagcaggcgactcaaacgctgcttggactactgagggagcaaacggacacgctccggcgccttgtggatgttctgcaggaacggaggcaggaggacagagccccgctgcagtccatctctaaccgccctcccccgccaccaagtcccatacccacctcacccaaagtgcaaagaaggagaggcggcagagtccctgctaactctcactccacccctgcagagagctctagtagcagaaggctctcatttcccaaaatttga